A stretch of Paludisphaera borealis DNA encodes these proteins:
- a CDS encoding type I polyketide synthase produces MTQADSSRPVPVAIIGMGCLFPMADGLERYWSNIRGRLDAITEVPPTHWRPEDYFDQDPKAADRTYAHRGGFLSPVDFPLLDFGIAPHTVEATDTTQLLGLLVAKKALEDAGYGAGRDYARDRVSVILGVTGTLELVIPLGARLGHPIWRRALDEAGVDAETAADVVQRISDSYVGWQENSFPGLLGNVAAGRIANRLDLGGANCVVDAACASSLGAVNLAMHELASGRCDVALSGGLDTFNDIFMYMCFSKTPALSPSGDARPFAASGDGTILGEGLGVLVLKRLDDAKRDGDRIYAVIRSMGASSDGKGQSIYAPVASGQVKALRQAYEQAGVTPDSIELIEAHGTGTRVGDGVEVEALEEVYRGARPDGPWCALGSVKSQIGHAKAAAGAAGLIKAALALHHKVLPPTIKIDRPIDPLARDGSPFYLNVDNRPWVSTGRHPRRAAVSAFGFGGSNFHCVLEEVEPDRAAVDWGGDVQLLAYSADDPKALDSLLPRWSDKTSWPEVRAEAARSRSAFRSTHRVRLLIVAQRGEENLPGLIEEARDRLKSSAAATKTVRARRVFFGEGDAPGRLAFLFPGQGSQYVGMLRDLACRFPRMLSALEAADAATTSIGARLSDRIYPPSVFSDDERRRQDEALRDTRSAQPAIGAVSLGLLQILGDFGLRPDMVGGHSFGELTALHAAARIDARALAILANERGALMADCAGDKDSGAMLATFAPADQLAEFLRRHALDVVVANKNAPRQCVLSGPKAEIERAEALLATEKITARRLPVSAAFHSRFVAKARGPLLDALGGVEVKPGTIPVFANATGEPYPASADGARELLADQLAQPVEFTAMVEAMHRDGARTFVEVGPDAKLSGLVASILEGKAHAALAVDSARGEAGDLVGLATVLASLAASGYALDLPQWDFGFQPPPPATKRSGLTVPVCGAHPRPVSKPRPATPALAKPAVKAEAPPRPIASPTTSTAGLVAPSPTRTNQQKALVERTMNSSQNQTLASSNGHAHAPAPSRLPAPRTTSASNLAPVFQQTHDHLLALQQLAQQTAQLHQQFLEGQEATQRTFQTLLEQQLRLAGDVAPRPAAPVSQPAAVQPASLPAKPPAPKAVTPPPAPVAPPAPAPVKVSAPATNGRHVEAPPAPVSNVSETAKVLLETVAEKTGYPADMLELDMQLDADLGIDSIKRVEILSALQDRLPHAPAVQPDQLGTIRSLRDIVALLNVGGGTIATPQPAPAVSVNGDAKVAEVLLETVAEKTGYPADMLELDMQLDADLGIDSIKRVEILSALQDRLPHAPAVQPDQLGTIRSLRDIVALLNVGGGTIATPQPAPAVSVNGDAKVAEVLLETVAEKTGYPADMLELDMQLDADLGIDSIKRVEILSALQDRLPHAPAVQPDQLGTIRSLRDIVALLDGGAAEQAQPVARPEPVVQRETRPAVRLDRLTPRPRPLDAPDTRETIRLTPGGEVWITDDGSSLTAALETALVERGLRGRVISTSDPVAATNGQRPCGLIVVAPALGADDSFVKNAFRLIRAVGPMLRGQSAQGGAAALLTVSRLDGAFGLEGLGASVEPTSGGLAGLAKTASWEWPEVHCKAVDLDRDASNVDDSAQRIVEELIRSGPAEVGLSASRTIQVALDRVEWLSGNHRRRPVVDPGDLVVITGGARGITAEAAVALAAEFGPRLLLLGRTPVPDSEPAWLAALDDEVAVRSALRLHATEPMTPQKLNERGRQIMAQREIRRNLERINRAGGKAMYQSVDVRDRAAVRALIDQVQAVHGPVRGLIHAAGVLADRRIDDQTDDQFALVYDTKIDGLNAVFEAIEPTALRVLGLFSSSTARFGRTGQVAYAAANEVLNKWAQVQARRLPDCRVVSFNWGPWDGGMVTSALRPLFESEGVGLIPLADGARLVVRELQESRENPVEVVVLADPPQTGEPTPTPTPEPERSANDDLRPAFDRIVDVHALPVLKSHVIDGHAVLPMALIMEWLGEAALHRHPGLVVEGLDDLRLFKGVVLRDHKPVTVALHAGKGDRRGSALAVPVEMRGSLDGGREIVHARAVVNLAERHVEGRRTLTEGNLLPLAADRDEIYQRSLFHGPAMQAIERVEGCDEQTIAAWVSTAPAPASWIAKPLRQQWLTDPLAIDAAFQLMILWCLERTGSGSLPTAIGSYRQFRRRFPDDGVRVVATVRQSSDRRAVADVEFLDSRDELVARMESYECVIDASLNLAFRRNRLTHLETATN; encoded by the coding sequence CCTCGGCGTCACCGGAACCCTTGAGCTGGTGATCCCCCTGGGCGCGCGACTGGGCCACCCGATCTGGCGACGGGCGCTCGACGAGGCGGGCGTCGACGCGGAAACCGCCGCCGACGTCGTCCAGCGGATCTCCGATTCGTACGTCGGCTGGCAGGAGAACTCGTTCCCCGGGCTCCTGGGCAACGTGGCGGCCGGCCGGATCGCCAACCGGCTCGACCTGGGGGGGGCCAACTGCGTGGTCGACGCCGCGTGCGCCAGTTCGTTGGGCGCGGTGAACCTGGCGATGCACGAGCTGGCCTCCGGCCGCTGCGACGTCGCGCTCTCGGGCGGGCTCGACACGTTCAACGACATCTTCATGTACATGTGCTTCAGCAAGACGCCGGCCCTGTCGCCGAGCGGCGACGCGCGGCCGTTCGCCGCGTCGGGCGACGGCACGATTCTGGGCGAGGGCCTGGGCGTCCTCGTGCTCAAGCGGCTGGACGACGCCAAGCGCGACGGTGATCGGATTTACGCGGTGATCCGGTCGATGGGGGCTTCCAGCGACGGCAAGGGGCAGTCGATCTACGCCCCAGTGGCGAGCGGGCAGGTCAAGGCGCTCCGCCAGGCTTATGAGCAAGCGGGCGTCACTCCCGACTCGATCGAGCTGATCGAGGCCCACGGCACCGGCACCCGGGTCGGCGACGGCGTCGAGGTCGAGGCCCTCGAAGAGGTCTACCGAGGCGCCCGGCCGGACGGTCCGTGGTGCGCTCTGGGCTCGGTCAAGTCGCAGATCGGCCACGCCAAGGCGGCGGCCGGCGCGGCGGGGCTGATCAAGGCCGCCCTGGCCCTTCATCACAAGGTCTTGCCCCCCACGATCAAGATCGACCGGCCCATCGACCCGTTGGCGAGGGACGGATCGCCGTTCTATCTCAACGTCGACAATCGCCCCTGGGTTTCGACCGGAAGGCATCCTCGCCGCGCCGCCGTCAGCGCGTTCGGCTTCGGCGGCAGCAATTTCCACTGCGTGCTCGAAGAGGTCGAGCCCGATCGCGCGGCCGTCGACTGGGGCGGCGACGTCCAGCTCCTGGCCTATTCGGCCGACGACCCGAAGGCTCTCGACAGCCTGCTGCCGCGCTGGTCCGATAAAACGTCGTGGCCCGAGGTTCGGGCCGAGGCCGCTCGGAGCCGATCGGCGTTTCGGTCGACTCATCGAGTGCGGCTCCTGATCGTTGCGCAACGCGGCGAGGAGAACCTGCCGGGCTTGATCGAGGAGGCCCGCGACCGCCTGAAATCGTCGGCCGCCGCCACGAAAACGGTCAGGGCGCGACGCGTCTTCTTCGGCGAGGGGGACGCACCGGGACGGCTGGCCTTCCTCTTCCCCGGTCAGGGCTCTCAGTACGTCGGGATGCTTCGCGACCTGGCCTGCCGGTTTCCGCGCATGCTCTCGGCCCTCGAAGCGGCCGACGCGGCGACGACGTCGATCGGCGCGCGGCTGAGCGATCGGATCTATCCGCCGTCCGTCTTCTCGGACGACGAGCGCCGACGGCAGGACGAGGCCCTCCGCGACACCCGATCCGCCCAGCCGGCGATCGGCGCGGTCTCGCTCGGGCTGCTTCAGATCCTCGGTGATTTTGGCCTTCGCCCCGACATGGTCGGCGGCCACAGCTTCGGCGAGTTGACCGCGCTGCACGCGGCGGCAAGGATCGACGCTCGCGCTCTCGCCATCCTGGCGAACGAGCGCGGCGCTCTCATGGCCGATTGCGCCGGCGACAAAGATTCCGGCGCCATGCTTGCGACGTTCGCGCCGGCCGACCAACTCGCCGAATTCTTGCGGCGGCATGCGCTCGACGTCGTCGTTGCCAACAAGAACGCGCCTCGTCAATGCGTTCTTTCCGGCCCCAAGGCCGAGATCGAGCGAGCGGAAGCCCTGCTCGCGACCGAGAAGATCACGGCGAGGCGGCTGCCGGTCTCGGCGGCCTTCCACAGCCGGTTCGTCGCCAAGGCGCGCGGGCCGCTGCTCGACGCGCTCGGCGGCGTCGAGGTGAAGCCGGGGACGATCCCGGTCTTCGCGAATGCGACCGGCGAGCCTTACCCCGCTTCGGCCGATGGCGCTCGTGAGTTGCTGGCCGACCAGCTTGCCCAGCCGGTCGAGTTCACGGCCATGGTCGAGGCCATGCACCGCGACGGCGCCCGGACGTTCGTCGAGGTCGGGCCGGACGCCAAGCTGTCGGGCCTGGTGGCGTCGATCCTTGAAGGGAAAGCCCATGCCGCCCTCGCCGTCGATTCGGCGCGCGGCGAGGCCGGCGACCTCGTCGGCCTCGCGACGGTCCTCGCGAGCCTTGCCGCGTCGGGCTATGCGCTCGATCTCCCGCAATGGGATTTCGGCTTCCAGCCGCCGCCCCCGGCGACCAAGCGAAGCGGCCTGACCGTCCCGGTCTGCGGCGCTCATCCTCGCCCTGTCTCGAAACCCCGACCCGCGACTCCGGCCCTCGCGAAACCGGCTGTCAAAGCCGAAGCCCCGCCGCGGCCGATCGCATCGCCCACGACTTCCACCGCCGGCCTCGTCGCCCCGTCGCCGACGCGGACAAACCAGCAAAAAGCCCTTGTCGAGCGGACCATGAATTCCTCTCAGAACCAAACCCTCGCCTCCTCGAACGGCCACGCGCACGCTCCCGCCCCTTCTCGACTCCCGGCGCCGCGAACGACGTCCGCTTCGAACCTGGCCCCGGTCTTCCAGCAGACGCACGACCACCTGCTCGCCCTCCAGCAACTCGCCCAGCAGACGGCGCAGCTCCATCAGCAGTTTCTCGAAGGCCAGGAAGCGACCCAGCGGACCTTCCAGACGCTCCTCGAACAGCAATTGCGGCTGGCCGGCGACGTCGCGCCTCGTCCCGCCGCGCCGGTTTCGCAACCCGCCGCCGTCCAGCCCGCCAGCCTGCCAGCCAAGCCGCCGGCTCCCAAAGCCGTGACGCCCCCACCTGCCCCGGTCGCCCCTCCGGCCCCGGCTCCGGTCAAGGTCTCGGCGCCGGCCACCAACGGCCGACACGTCGAAGCCCCGCCCGCCCCCGTGTCGAACGTCTCGGAAACGGCAAAGGTGTTGCTGGAGACGGTGGCCGAGAAGACCGGCTATCCCGCCGACATGCTCGAGCTCGACATGCAGCTCGACGCCGACCTCGGCATCGACTCCATCAAACGCGTCGAGATCCTCTCCGCGCTCCAGGACCGGCTCCCCCACGCCCCGGCCGTCCAGCCCGACCAGCTCGGAACGATCCGATCCCTCCGTGACATCGTCGCCCTGCTCAATGTGGGAGGCGGAACGATCGCGACGCCGCAGCCGGCGCCGGCCGTCAGCGTCAACGGCGACGCCAAGGTGGCCGAGGTGTTGCTGGAGACGGTGGCCGAGAAGACCGGCTATCCCGCCGACATGCTCGAGCTCGACATGCAGCTCGACGCCGACCTCGGCATCGACTCCATCAAACGCGTCGAGATCCTCTCCGCGCTCCAGGACCGGCTCCCCCACGCCCCGGCCGTCCAGCCCGACCAGCTCGGAACGATCCGATCCCTCCGCGACATCGTCGCCCTGCTCAATGTGGGAGGCGGAACGATCGCGACGCCGCAGCCGGCGCCGGCCGTCAGCGTCAACGGCGACGCCAAGGTGGCCGAGGTGCTGCTGGAGACGGTGGCCGAGAAGACCGGCTATCCCGCCGACATGCTCGAACTCGACATGCAGCTCGACGCCGACCTCGGCATCGACTCCATCAAACGCGTCGAGATCCTCTCCGCGCTCCAGGACCGGCTCCCCCACGCCCCGGCCGTCCAGCCCGACCAGCTCGGAACGATCCGGTCCCTCCGCGACATCGTCGCCCTCCTTGACGGCGGCGCGGCCGAACAAGCCCAGCCTGTCGCGCGTCCCGAGCCCGTCGTTCAACGAGAGACGCGGCCGGCGGTCCGCCTCGATCGCCTGACGCCCCGTCCTCGTCCGCTCGACGCTCCCGACACTCGCGAGACGATCCGCCTGACGCCGGGGGGGGAAGTCTGGATCACGGACGACGGATCATCGCTCACGGCGGCCCTCGAAACGGCCCTAGTCGAGCGGGGCCTTCGCGGCCGGGTGATCTCGACGTCCGATCCAGTCGCGGCGACGAATGGTCAACGGCCCTGCGGTCTGATCGTGGTCGCGCCGGCCTTGGGCGCCGACGACTCGTTCGTCAAGAACGCGTTCCGGCTGATCCGCGCGGTGGGCCCGATGCTGCGAGGCCAGTCGGCCCAGGGAGGCGCGGCGGCTCTCTTGACGGTCTCGCGGCTCGACGGCGCGTTCGGTCTCGAAGGGCTCGGGGCGTCGGTCGAACCGACGTCCGGCGGTCTCGCCGGGCTCGCCAAGACGGCGAGCTGGGAATGGCCCGAGGTGCATTGCAAGGCCGTCGACCTGGACCGAGACGCGTCTAACGTCGATGACTCGGCGCAGAGGATAGTCGAGGAGCTGATCCGATCGGGTCCCGCCGAGGTCGGTCTGTCGGCGAGCCGGACGATTCAGGTCGCGCTCGACCGCGTGGAATGGCTGTCGGGCAATCATCGCCGCCGGCCGGTCGTCGATCCGGGGGATCTGGTCGTCATCACCGGGGGCGCCCGGGGGATCACCGCCGAGGCGGCCGTCGCGCTCGCCGCCGAGTTCGGTCCTCGGCTGCTCTTGCTGGGCCGGACGCCGGTTCCTGATTCCGAACCCGCGTGGCTGGCCGCTCTCGACGATGAGGTCGCCGTTCGCTCGGCGCTCCGGCTCCATGCGACCGAGCCGATGACGCCCCAGAAGCTCAACGAGCGCGGCCGGCAGATCATGGCCCAGCGCGAGATTCGCCGGAACCTCGAACGGATCAACCGGGCTGGTGGCAAGGCGATGTACCAGTCGGTCGACGTCCGCGACCGCGCGGCCGTGCGGGCGCTCATCGATCAGGTCCAGGCCGTCCACGGGCCGGTTCGCGGCCTGATCCACGCCGCCGGGGTGCTGGCCGACCGTCGAATCGACGACCAGACCGACGACCAGTTCGCCCTGGTTTACGACACCAAGATCGACGGCCTGAACGCCGTTTTCGAGGCGATCGAGCCGACCGCGCTCCGCGTCCTCGGCCTGTTCTCGTCGTCCACCGCGCGGTTCGGCCGAACCGGTCAGGTCGCTTACGCGGCGGCCAACGAGGTGCTCAACAAGTGGGCCCAGGTTCAGGCCCGTCGGCTTCCCGACTGTCGCGTCGTCTCGTTCAACTGGGGCCCCTGGGACGGCGGCATGGTGACCTCCGCCCTCCGGCCGTTGTTCGAGAGCGAAGGCGTCGGGCTGATCCCGCTCGCCGACGGCGCCCGCCTCGTCGTCCGTGAACTCCAGGAGTCGCGCGAGAATCCGGTGGAAGTCGTCGTCCTCGCCGATCCTCCGCAAACCGGCGAGCCGACTCCGACGCCGACGCCGGAACCCGAGCGTTCCGCCAACGACGACCTGCGCCCGGCCTTCGACCGCATCGTCGACGTCCACGCTCTGCCGGTGCTCAAATCGCACGTCATCGACGGTCACGCCGTCCTGCCGATGGCCTTGATCATGGAATGGCTGGGCGAGGCGGCTCTCCACCGGCATCCCGGCCTGGTCGTCGAGGGTCTCGACGATCTGCGGCTGTTCAAGGGGGTGGTTCTTCGCGACCACAAGCCGGTGACGGTGGCGCTGCACGCCGGCAAGGGAGATCGCCGAGGTTCGGCTCTGGCCGTCCCGGTCGAGATGCGTGGCTCACTCGACGGCGGCCGCGAGATCGTCCACGCTCGGGCCGTGGTGAACCTGGCCGAACGGCACGTCGAAGGCCGTCGCACGCTGACCGAGGGGAACCTGCTTCCGCTCGCCGCCGATCGTGACGAGATCTATCAGCGAAGCCTGTTCCACGGCCCGGCCATGCAGGCGATCGAGCGGGTCGAGGGCTGCGACGAACAGACGATCGCCGCCTGGGTCTCGACCGCCCCCGCGCCGGCTTCTTGGATCGCCAAGCCGTTGCGTCAGCAGTGGCTCACCGACCCGCTGGCGATCGACGCGGCGTTCCAGTTGATGATCCTCTGGTGCCTTGAGCGGACGGGCTCGGGCTCGCTGCCGACGGCGATCGGGTCGTATCGGCAATTCCGCCGTCGGTTCCCGGACGACGGCGTCCGGGTCGTGGCGACGGTCCGGCAGTCGAGCGATCGTCGGGCCGTGGCCGACGTGGAGTTCCTCGACTCGCGCGACGAGCTGGTCGCGCGGATGGAGTCGTACGAGTGCGTGATCGACGCCTCGCTCAACCTGGCGTTCCGCCGCAATCGCCTCACGCATCTTGAGACGGCTACGAACTGA